A stretch of Kyrpidia spormannii DNA encodes these proteins:
- the serA gene encoding phosphoglycerate dehydrogenase — MFKILVSDAISEEGLKKLMDAPDVQVDIRPGLPPEELKALIGEYDALLVRSQTKVTADLLASARNLKAVGRAGVGVDNIDIEAATRRGIIVVNAPDGNTISTAEHTFAMLMALARNIPQAYASIQSGKWDRKSFVGVELRGKTLGIVGLGRIGTEVAKRAMAFGMTVLAYDPFLTRERADQLGVESVSVDDICRRADFITVHTPLTKETRHMISGPQFALMKKGVRILNCARGGIIDEKALLAALEDGTVGGAALDVFEEEPPKDNPLLASNRVIATPHLGASTVEAQINVAIDVGEEILNILHDRPFKNAVNLPSLPAEVMRAVQPYLTLGEKLGQLISQIAAGRLSAIEVTYGGAVAEREVAPVSRTILKGILSYHHGDEVNYVNAPFIAETLGIKVTETKTGRHKVFNDWISVQLTTDEGTHSAAGTLFNGLGPRIVQIDGYSVDVAPQGTLLITRHIDQPGIIGQVGSLLGAAGVNIAAMQVGRKELGGQAVMVLAVDKPVDAETLANIGQVPGILAVRDVSL; from the coding sequence GTGTTCAAGATTCTTGTCAGTGATGCAATTTCCGAAGAGGGGCTCAAAAAACTGATGGACGCCCCCGATGTGCAAGTGGACATTCGCCCGGGGCTACCCCCGGAAGAACTCAAGGCGCTGATCGGCGAATATGACGCCCTTTTGGTCCGGAGCCAGACCAAAGTCACCGCCGACCTGTTGGCCAGCGCCCGCAATCTCAAGGCTGTGGGCCGGGCCGGAGTGGGAGTGGACAACATTGACATCGAGGCGGCCACCCGCCGGGGGATCATCGTGGTCAACGCCCCGGACGGGAACACGATTTCTACAGCGGAACACACCTTTGCCATGCTGATGGCCTTGGCGCGAAACATCCCTCAGGCCTACGCATCAATCCAATCGGGCAAGTGGGACCGGAAGTCTTTTGTCGGCGTAGAGCTCAGGGGGAAGACCCTGGGGATCGTTGGCCTCGGTCGCATCGGCACCGAAGTGGCCAAGCGGGCCATGGCCTTCGGGATGACGGTGCTGGCCTACGACCCGTTTCTCACCCGGGAGAGGGCCGATCAACTGGGCGTCGAATCGGTCTCGGTAGACGACATCTGCCGCCGGGCGGATTTTATCACCGTCCATACCCCCCTCACCAAAGAAACGAGGCACATGATCTCCGGGCCGCAGTTCGCCTTGATGAAAAAGGGCGTTCGCATCCTCAACTGCGCCCGGGGCGGGATCATCGATGAGAAGGCGCTGCTCGCCGCCTTGGAAGACGGAACCGTGGGAGGTGCCGCCCTGGACGTTTTCGAAGAAGAGCCGCCGAAAGACAATCCGCTTCTGGCGTCAAACCGAGTCATTGCCACCCCTCACCTGGGAGCTTCCACGGTGGAGGCCCAGATCAACGTGGCCATCGACGTCGGGGAAGAAATTTTGAATATCCTGCACGACCGGCCCTTCAAGAACGCGGTGAATCTCCCATCCCTCCCCGCCGAAGTGATGCGGGCCGTTCAACCCTACCTGACCCTAGGGGAAAAACTGGGCCAATTGATCAGCCAGATCGCCGCGGGTCGCCTTTCCGCCATCGAAGTCACCTACGGCGGCGCGGTGGCAGAACGGGAGGTCGCCCCGGTGTCCCGGACGATCCTAAAAGGAATTCTCAGCTATCATCACGGGGACGAAGTCAATTACGTGAATGCCCCCTTTATCGCAGAGACCTTGGGCATCAAGGTGACGGAGACCAAAACCGGCCGGCACAAAGTGTTCAACGACTGGATCTCTGTCCAGCTCACCACAGACGAAGGCACCCACAGTGCCGCCGGGACCTTATTTAACGGACTCGGGCCGCGAATCGTCCAAATCGATGGTTATTCCGTGGACGTAGCGCCCCAGGGAACCCTGCTCATCACCCGGCATATCGACCAACCGGGCATCATCGGCCAAGTCGGCAGCCTTCTCGGCGCCGCCGGCGTCAATATTGCTGCCATGCAAGTCGGGCGCAAAGAGCTCGGCGGACAGGCGGTGATGGTCCTCGCCGTGGACAAACCGGTGGATGCGGAGACCCTGGCGAACATCGGCCAAGTCCCGGGTATTCTGGCGGTGCGGGACGTGTCCTTGTAA
- a CDS encoding carbon starvation CstA family protein, which yields MKKLGSILLWTLISIVGAAAFAVLAISNGETISAAWLIIAAVATYAVAYRFYSKFMAHKAFGLDDRRATPAEIHNDGKDYVPTNKWVLLGHHFAAIAGAGPLVGPILAAQMGYLPGTLWIIIGVVLAGAVQDFVILFASMRRDGRSLGQIARDEIGAFGGILASIGVLAIMIILIAVLALVVVNALKGSPWGTFTIVMTIPIALLMGIYMRFIRPGRVLEGSIIGIFLLMLALWAGQYVAADPYWSGVFTLSGTALAKWLILYGFIASILPVWLLLAPRDYLSSFLKIGTIVLLAIGILIVLPPIHMPKLTRFVDGTGPVFSGNLFPFLFITIACGAVSGFHSLVSSGTTPKMIQKESQARMIGYGGMLLESFVAIMAMVAATSLHPGVYFAMNSPAAVIGTDAVTAAAKISQWGFTVDAATITQWAKDVGEHTILSRTGGAPTLAVGMADIFSKFMGGFKAFWYHFAILFEAVFILTTIDAGTRVGRFMLQDLLGNVWKPLGRTESFGANVFASAVIALGWGYFLYQGVTDPLGGINTLWPLFGISNQMLAGIALIVATTVLIKMGKARYSWITLLPLAWLLAVTLTAGWQKLFDPKPAVGFLAHAQVVADGIAAGKLIGPAKSMADMNKMLFNDRVDAIMTAIFIIVVVGVLLDALRVWYQVLIEKRKPELKETPFVPSSTQG from the coding sequence TTGAAGAAGCTGGGTTCCATTCTGTTGTGGACGCTCATCTCCATTGTGGGCGCTGCGGCTTTTGCCGTATTAGCAATCAGTAACGGGGAGACGATCAGCGCTGCGTGGCTGATCATCGCCGCAGTGGCCACCTACGCCGTTGCCTACCGTTTTTATAGTAAATTCATGGCGCACAAAGCCTTTGGGCTGGACGATCGCCGGGCGACGCCGGCGGAAATCCACAACGACGGGAAAGACTACGTGCCTACCAACAAATGGGTACTTCTGGGTCACCATTTTGCGGCGATTGCCGGAGCCGGCCCCTTGGTGGGACCGATTCTCGCCGCCCAGATGGGGTACCTCCCGGGGACCTTGTGGATCATCATCGGAGTTGTGCTGGCTGGAGCTGTTCAGGATTTTGTCATCCTGTTCGCTTCGATGCGCCGGGACGGCAGGTCTTTGGGGCAGATCGCCCGGGATGAGATCGGCGCCTTTGGCGGAATTCTCGCCTCCATCGGCGTGCTCGCCATCATGATCATTTTGATTGCCGTGCTGGCGTTGGTCGTGGTCAATGCCCTGAAAGGTTCGCCGTGGGGAACCTTTACCATCGTAATGACCATTCCCATCGCGCTGCTCATGGGGATCTATATGCGATTCATCCGGCCCGGCCGGGTGTTGGAAGGCAGCATTATCGGCATCTTCCTGTTGATGTTGGCCCTGTGGGCCGGGCAGTACGTGGCGGCTGACCCGTATTGGTCGGGCGTCTTCACCCTCAGTGGTACTGCCCTGGCGAAGTGGCTGATCTTGTACGGATTTATTGCTTCCATCTTGCCGGTTTGGCTGCTGCTGGCGCCCCGGGACTATCTCAGTTCGTTTTTGAAGATCGGAACGATCGTTCTTCTCGCCATCGGTATCCTCATCGTGCTGCCGCCGATCCACATGCCGAAGCTCACCCGGTTCGTGGACGGGACGGGGCCGGTGTTCAGCGGGAACTTGTTCCCATTCCTGTTTATCACCATCGCTTGCGGCGCGGTGTCCGGCTTCCATTCTTTAGTTTCTTCTGGGACGACGCCGAAGATGATTCAAAAAGAGTCCCAGGCCCGGATGATCGGCTACGGCGGGATGTTGCTGGAGTCCTTCGTGGCCATCATGGCCATGGTGGCGGCGACCTCGCTGCACCCGGGGGTCTATTTTGCTATGAACTCGCCGGCTGCGGTCATTGGGACGGACGCCGTCACCGCAGCGGCGAAGATCAGTCAGTGGGGCTTTACCGTGGATGCTGCCACCATCACCCAGTGGGCCAAAGACGTGGGCGAGCACACCATCTTGTCCCGCACCGGTGGCGCTCCGACGCTGGCGGTGGGCATGGCGGACATCTTTTCAAAGTTTATGGGTGGATTCAAGGCATTCTGGTACCACTTTGCCATCCTGTTTGAGGCGGTATTTATCCTGACCACTATTGACGCTGGAACCCGGGTTGGACGGTTTATGCTCCAGGATTTGCTGGGCAATGTCTGGAAGCCCCTTGGGCGGACGGAGTCTTTTGGCGCCAATGTATTTGCCAGCGCCGTGATCGCTTTGGGGTGGGGCTATTTCCTCTATCAGGGCGTGACGGATCCGCTGGGAGGCATCAACACGTTGTGGCCCCTGTTCGGCATCTCGAACCAGATGTTGGCCGGCATCGCCCTCATCGTTGCCACGACGGTCTTGATCAAGATGGGCAAGGCGAGGTACAGTTGGATTACACTCCTGCCTCTCGCGTGGCTCTTGGCGGTCACCCTGACGGCGGGGTGGCAGAAACTGTTTGACCCCAAACCAGCGGTCGGATTTCTGGCCCACGCCCAGGTGGTCGCCGACGGCATAGCGGCCGGGAAACTGATCGGACCCGCGAAGTCCATGGCCGACATGAACAAAATGCTGTTTAACGACCGGGTGGACGCGATTATGACTGCGATATTCATCATCGTTGTGGTGGGCGTACTCCTCGATGCACTGCGAGTTTGGTACCAAGTGTTGATCGAGAAGCGTAAACCGGAATTAAAGGAAACGCCCTTTGTGCCTTCCAGCACTCAGGGTTGA
- a CDS encoding YbdD/YjiX family protein: MKSSVEGWFCKLRTSVKTVFGMPDYEAYLERHQRVHPEKPPLSRQEFYTQYLKDRYDSGSPTRCC, translated from the coding sequence GTGAAATCCTCGGTGGAGGGCTGGTTCTGTAAACTGCGCACGAGTGTGAAAACAGTCTTCGGTATGCCGGACTACGAGGCGTATCTGGAGCGCCATCAGCGCGTTCACCCGGAGAAACCTCCGCTGTCCAGGCAAGAATTCTACACCCAATATCTCAAAGATCGGTACGACAGCGGCAGCCCGACGCGCTGCTGTTGA
- a CDS encoding SIR2 family NAD-dependent protein deacylase, whose protein sequence is MAVGEQVAKEDRQDLEFWGRLWCNARRPLVLSGAGISVASGLPTVGQRWNGIPLRTLFTRRRFESRPKEFFDCYRDWLWNWGRAEPNPAHRALAAWGGRVVTLNVDGLHRKAGSSGCVELHGRLFELACRQCGLILEARLAFREDVPRCPGCNSLLAPNMVFVGEPVRHFATVMDWVGDADLLVAIGTRLDVSPINQIPLAAHRKGIPLVRINRRAEVLVPILVGRA, encoded by the coding sequence GTGGCGGTGGGTGAGCAGGTTGCAAAAGAGGACCGGCAAGACCTTGAGTTTTGGGGGCGATTGTGGTGCAACGCCCGGCGCCCTCTCGTGTTGTCCGGAGCGGGGATCAGCGTCGCTTCGGGGCTGCCCACGGTGGGCCAGAGGTGGAACGGCATCCCCCTGCGTACGCTGTTTACCCGGCGCAGATTTGAGAGCAGGCCGAAGGAATTTTTCGATTGTTACCGGGATTGGTTATGGAACTGGGGACGGGCTGAGCCGAATCCGGCCCATCGGGCTTTGGCGGCTTGGGGTGGGCGGGTGGTCACCTTGAATGTTGACGGTCTTCACCGAAAAGCGGGGTCAAGCGGTTGTGTGGAACTTCACGGAAGGCTGTTTGAACTGGCCTGCCGGCAGTGTGGGCTTATCTTGGAGGCGCGGCTGGCGTTTCGAGAGGATGTGCCGCGCTGTCCGGGGTGCAACAGCCTGCTCGCTCCGAACATGGTGTTTGTCGGGGAACCGGTGCGACATTTCGCCACGGTGATGGACTGGGTGGGGGATGCGGACCTGTTGGTGGCCATCGGCACCCGCCTCGACGTCTCTCCCATCAATCAGATCCCTTTGGCCGCGCATCGAAAAGGGATTCCACTTGTCCGCATCAACCGCCGGGCGGAGGTGTTGGTGCCCATTCTGGTGGGCAGAGCCTAG
- a CDS encoding leucyl aminopeptidase yields MEWRVESDSPLGCHIVLLTPEFAAGSPLGLPVSERHAKKGTVTPFFRNGDGVRLWLTAGIGPEGEVQPEHIRQAMGEAGRMAVKEGWEEVAVHLPELPLPADALGRAVVEGLVLGTYRFDRYRSDPQTQRLRRVDVLRGTRESESLFAGIRRGEADAAGTCLARDLANEPANHLRPDLLASRVQEHFSGTPVEVSVYGGVKLERMDLQGLTAVGKGSRYGPRLIEMHYTGDSSKPLIALVGKGVTFDSGGISLKTQRDISDMRMDMAGAAAVIGALDVIAKLRLPVHVVGLVPAAENLPGAHSMLPGDIIRYANGTTVQVANTDAEGRLILADGLILAGKRGARTVIDIATLTGACAAALGPKIAGVFGDEGLRKLLQEVGEEVGDRVWPMPLVEEYESLLDSDYADLKNISEGPYAGAITAALFLKRFVPTGVAWAHIDMAGPMDTPKTKGYLPAGATGFGVRLLAEAVNRLASA; encoded by the coding sequence GTGGAGTGGAGAGTAGAGTCCGATTCCCCTTTGGGTTGCCATATTGTACTCCTGACCCCGGAGTTCGCGGCGGGTTCACCTCTAGGCTTGCCCGTGAGCGAACGCCATGCCAAAAAAGGCACAGTGACCCCCTTTTTTCGCAATGGGGACGGGGTCCGGCTATGGTTGACGGCGGGTATCGGTCCTGAAGGGGAAGTTCAACCGGAACATATTCGGCAGGCGATGGGGGAAGCCGGCCGGATGGCGGTGAAAGAAGGATGGGAGGAGGTGGCGGTACACCTTCCTGAGCTTCCGCTTCCGGCCGACGCCTTGGGTCGGGCTGTGGTTGAAGGCCTCGTGCTTGGCACCTACCGGTTTGATCGCTATCGGTCGGACCCGCAGACGCAAAGGTTGCGGAGGGTGGACGTGCTTCGGGGAACTCGCGAGTCCGAATCACTTTTTGCAGGGATTCGCCGGGGTGAGGCGGATGCAGCGGGGACGTGTCTGGCGCGGGATTTGGCCAATGAGCCGGCCAATCACCTGAGGCCCGATCTGCTCGCCTCCCGGGTACAAGAGCATTTTTCAGGTACTCCGGTGGAAGTCTCGGTGTACGGGGGCGTGAAATTGGAACGGATGGACCTTCAAGGTCTGACGGCCGTGGGGAAGGGTAGCCGCTATGGTCCCCGCCTCATCGAAATGCACTATACCGGGGATTCGTCCAAACCGCTGATTGCCCTGGTCGGTAAAGGCGTGACCTTTGACTCCGGTGGCATCAGTTTGAAAACCCAGCGGGACATCAGCGACATGCGGATGGACATGGCGGGTGCAGCTGCGGTCATCGGGGCCTTGGACGTGATTGCCAAGTTGCGTCTTCCGGTGCATGTGGTGGGACTGGTACCGGCTGCAGAGAACCTTCCCGGGGCGCATTCCATGTTGCCCGGAGACATTATTCGTTACGCGAACGGGACCACCGTTCAGGTCGCCAACACCGATGCAGAAGGACGTCTGATTCTCGCGGATGGGCTGATTCTGGCGGGAAAACGCGGGGCGCGCACGGTCATCGATATCGCCACCTTAACCGGTGCGTGCGCTGCGGCCCTGGGTCCCAAGATCGCGGGTGTTTTCGGCGATGAAGGGCTGCGAAAACTGCTGCAGGAGGTCGGGGAAGAGGTGGGGGATCGGGTTTGGCCCATGCCCCTGGTGGAAGAGTATGAGTCCTTGCTGGACAGTGATTATGCCGATCTCAAAAATATCAGCGAGGGGCCATACGCCGGTGCGATCACGGCCGCTTTGTTTTTGAAGCGTTTTGTCCCGACAGGGGTCGCTTGGGCGCACATCGACATGGCCGGACCCATGGATACGCCGAAAACGAAGGGTTACCTGCCCGCCGGGGCGACGGGGTTCGGCGTCCGCTTGTTGGCCGAAGCGGT